A stretch of Malus sylvestris chromosome 11, drMalSylv7.2, whole genome shotgun sequence DNA encodes these proteins:
- the LOC126589513 gene encoding DNA repair protein RAD51 homolog 4 isoform X4 → MAPLKSLEAEHPVIDSNFQTFCASHGIFSVEEFLIHDLDELAGAAQQHPTCEKLKQGITEVLSTIDSQHQPWLNGMELLDDVLHNKHVLSTGCEGIDLLLGGGLREGQVTELVGPSTSGKTQVCLLSAANVATKHMGTVVYLDTGNSFSPERIVHFVGDISNHAFDQAGQRVFQKVMNNILCHHVFDIFTMFNLLHQLEFSLPSQKGEQVRLLIVDSISSLITPILGNSGSQGIYHWRALMISAGYLLKKLAHEHNLAVLVTNHTVGGEKGIPKPALGQTWKSIPHVRLLLSGDQGNSTRTISVLRHSSMASGKSTRFTI, encoded by the exons ATGGCACCCTTGAAATCTCTGGAGGCAGAGCACCCAGTAATCGACTCCAATTTCCAGACCTTTTGCGCCTCCCATGGCATCTTCTCAG TGGAAGAATTCCTCATTCATGACCTCGATGAATTAGCAGGTGCTGCTCAGCAACATCCCACATGTGAAAAGCTAAAGCAG GGAATCACTGAGGTCCTCTCTACCATTGATTCTCAGCACCAGCCATGGTTGAATGGTATGGAGCTTTTAGATGATGTTTTGCATAACAAACATGTATTATCAACTGGGTGTGAAGG GATTGATTTGTTACTCGGAGGCGGATTGCGTGAGGGACAGGTAACTGAACTTGTTGGTCCGTCTACCTCTGGTAAAACCCAA GTTTGCCTACTATCTGCTGCAAATGTTGCAACGAAGCACATGGGTACTGTTGTCTACCTGGACACAGGAAACTCGTTCTCACCTGAACGAATTGTGCATTTTGTTGGTGATATCTCTAACCATGCCTTTGATCAG GCTGGACAAAGAGTTTTTCAGAAAGTAATGAACAACATTTTATGCCATCATGTGTTTGACATTTTTACAATGTTCAATCTCTTACACCAGCTAGAGTTCAGTTTGCCATCTCAG AAAGGAGAGCAGGTGCGGTTGCTTATTGTTGATTCGATCTCTTCACTAATCACCCCGATTCTTGGGAACAGTGGTTCACAGGGTATATATCATT GGCGTGCTTTGATGATATCTGCTGGATATCTGTTAAAGAAGTTAGCACACGAGCATAATCTTGCAGTACTG GTGACCAATCACACGGTGGGTGGGGAGAAAGGTATTCCAAAACCAGCTCTTGGACAGACCTGGAAGAGCATTCCACATGTGAGGCTTCTGCTTTCCGGTGATCAGGGAAATAGTACCCGGACTATTTCTGTGCTAAGACACTCATCTATG GCTTCTGGCAAGTCTACAAGGTTTACAATTTAG
- the LOC126589512 gene encoding glutelin type-D 1-like: MELDLSPKLAKKVYGGDGGSYFAWSPSELPMLREGNIGAAKLALEKDGFALPKYSDSNQVAYVLQGTGVVGIVLPEKEEKVLPVKKGDAIALPFGVVTWWYNKEDTEFVVLFLGDTSKAHKRGEFTDFYLNGSNAIFTGFSTEFVGRAWDLEESVVKTLVGKQSGKGIVKLSGVTLPEPKKEHRDGMTLNCEEAPLDVDIKGGGRVVVLNTKNLPLVGEVGLGADLVRLDGSAMCSPGFSCDSALQVTYIIRGSGRVQVVGVDGKRVLETTIKAGNLFIVPRFFVVSKIADPEGLEWFSIITTPNPIFTHLAGSIGCWKALSPQVLQAAFNVDSETEKLFRSKRTSDAIFFPPPK, translated from the exons ATGGAGCTTGATCTTTCACCCAAGTTGGCCAAGAAGGTGTACGGCGGCGATGGTGGCTCCTACTTTGCCTGGTCACCGTCGGAGCTTCCCATGCTCCGTGAAGGTAACATCGGCGCCGCCAAGCTCGCTCTGGAAAAGGACGGGTTCGCTCTTCCCAAGTACTCTGATTCCAATCAGGTCGCTTATGTCCTCCAAG GCACTGGTGTAGTTGGAATTGTCCTGCCTGAGAAGGAAGAGAAGGTTCTTCCAGTTAAGAAGGGTGATGCCATTGCCCTCCCTTTCGGAGTTGTCACTTGGTGGTACAACAAGGAGGACACTGAGTTCGTTGTTCTTTTCTTGGGCGACACTTCAAAAGCTCACAAGAGGGGTGAGTTTACCGACTTCTATCTCAATGGCTCCAACGCCATTTTCACTGGATTCTCAACTGAGTTTGTCGGTCGGGCATGGGATTTGGAGGAGAGTGTTGTGAAGACTCTTGTTGGCAAGCAATCCGGCAAGGGCATTGTCAAGTTGAGCGGAGTTACCTTGCCCGAGCCAAAGAAGGAACACCGTGATGGTATGACATTGAACTGCGAAGAGGCTCCCCTGGATGTTGACATTAAGGGTGGTGGAAGAGTTGTGGTCTTGAATACCAAAAACCTTCCTTTGGTCGGTGAGGTTGGGCTTGGTGCTGACCTTGTGAGGTTGGACGGAAGTGCCATGTGCTCCCCTGGATTTTCTTGCGACTCGGCTCTGCAGGTGACTTATATCATTAGGGGCAGTGGCCGTGTCCAGGTTGTTGGTGTTGACGGTAAGAGGGTGTTGGAAACTACTATTAAAGCCGGTAATCTCTTCATCGTTCCTAGGTTCTTTGTTGTGTCAAAGATTGCTGATCCAGAGGGCTTGGAATGGTTTTCTATCATCACTACTCCCAA CCCGATATTCACCCACTTGGCTGGAAGCATTGGGTGCTGGAAGGCTCTATCTCCTCAGGTGCTCCAGGCTGCGTTCAACGTGGATTCGGAAACAGAGAAACTTTTCCGTTCGAAGAGGACTTCTGATGCAATCTTCTTCCCTCCACCCAAGTGA
- the LOC126589513 gene encoding DNA repair protein RAD51 homolog 4 isoform X5 encodes MAPLKSLEAEHPVIDSNFQTFCASHGIFSVEEFLIHDLDELAGAAQQHPTCEKLKQGITEVLSTIDSQHQPWLNGMELLDDVLHNKHVLSTGCEGIDLLLGGGLREGQVTELVGPSTSGKTQVCLLSAANVATKHMGTVVYLDTGNSFSPERIVHFVGDISNHAFDQAGQRVFQKVMNNILCHHVFDIFTMFNLLHQLEFSLPSQMQKGEQVRLLIVDSISSLITPILGNSGSQGRALMISAGYLLKKLAHEHNLAVLVTNHTVGGEKGIPKPALGQTWKSIPHVRLLLSGDQGNSTRTISVLRHSSMASGKSTRFTI; translated from the exons ATGGCACCCTTGAAATCTCTGGAGGCAGAGCACCCAGTAATCGACTCCAATTTCCAGACCTTTTGCGCCTCCCATGGCATCTTCTCAG TGGAAGAATTCCTCATTCATGACCTCGATGAATTAGCAGGTGCTGCTCAGCAACATCCCACATGTGAAAAGCTAAAGCAG GGAATCACTGAGGTCCTCTCTACCATTGATTCTCAGCACCAGCCATGGTTGAATGGTATGGAGCTTTTAGATGATGTTTTGCATAACAAACATGTATTATCAACTGGGTGTGAAGG GATTGATTTGTTACTCGGAGGCGGATTGCGTGAGGGACAGGTAACTGAACTTGTTGGTCCGTCTACCTCTGGTAAAACCCAA GTTTGCCTACTATCTGCTGCAAATGTTGCAACGAAGCACATGGGTACTGTTGTCTACCTGGACACAGGAAACTCGTTCTCACCTGAACGAATTGTGCATTTTGTTGGTGATATCTCTAACCATGCCTTTGATCAG GCTGGACAAAGAGTTTTTCAGAAAGTAATGAACAACATTTTATGCCATCATGTGTTTGACATTTTTACAATGTTCAATCTCTTACACCAGCTAGAGTTCAGTTTGCCATCTCAG ATGCAGAAAGGAGAGCAGGTGCGGTTGCTTATTGTTGATTCGATCTCTTCACTAATCACCCCGATTCTTGGGAACAGTGGTTCACAGG GGCGTGCTTTGATGATATCTGCTGGATATCTGTTAAAGAAGTTAGCACACGAGCATAATCTTGCAGTACTG GTGACCAATCACACGGTGGGTGGGGAGAAAGGTATTCCAAAACCAGCTCTTGGACAGACCTGGAAGAGCATTCCACATGTGAGGCTTCTGCTTTCCGGTGATCAGGGAAATAGTACCCGGACTATTTCTGTGCTAAGACACTCATCTATG GCTTCTGGCAAGTCTACAAGGTTTACAATTTAG
- the LOC126589513 gene encoding DNA repair protein RAD51 homolog 4 isoform X3, with protein sequence MAPLKSLEAEHPVIDSNFQTFCASHGIFSVEEFLIHDLDELAGAAQQHPTCEKLKQGITEVLSTIDSQHQPWLNGMELLDDVLHNKHVLSTGCEGIDLLLGGGLREGQVTELVGPSTSGKTQVCLLSAANVATKHMGTVVYLDTGNSFSPERIVHFVGDISNHAFDQAGQRVFQKVMNNILCHHVFDIFTMFNLLHQLEFSLPSQFQMQKGEQVRLLIVDSISSLITPILGNSGSQGRALMISAGYLLKKLAHEHNLAVLVTNHTVGGEKGIPKPALGQTWKSIPHVRLLLSGDQGNSTRTISVLRHSSMASGKSTRFTI encoded by the exons ATGGCACCCTTGAAATCTCTGGAGGCAGAGCACCCAGTAATCGACTCCAATTTCCAGACCTTTTGCGCCTCCCATGGCATCTTCTCAG TGGAAGAATTCCTCATTCATGACCTCGATGAATTAGCAGGTGCTGCTCAGCAACATCCCACATGTGAAAAGCTAAAGCAG GGAATCACTGAGGTCCTCTCTACCATTGATTCTCAGCACCAGCCATGGTTGAATGGTATGGAGCTTTTAGATGATGTTTTGCATAACAAACATGTATTATCAACTGGGTGTGAAGG GATTGATTTGTTACTCGGAGGCGGATTGCGTGAGGGACAGGTAACTGAACTTGTTGGTCCGTCTACCTCTGGTAAAACCCAA GTTTGCCTACTATCTGCTGCAAATGTTGCAACGAAGCACATGGGTACTGTTGTCTACCTGGACACAGGAAACTCGTTCTCACCTGAACGAATTGTGCATTTTGTTGGTGATATCTCTAACCATGCCTTTGATCAG GCTGGACAAAGAGTTTTTCAGAAAGTAATGAACAACATTTTATGCCATCATGTGTTTGACATTTTTACAATGTTCAATCTCTTACACCAGCTAGAGTTCAGTTTGCCATCTCAG TTCCAGATGCAGAAAGGAGAGCAGGTGCGGTTGCTTATTGTTGATTCGATCTCTTCACTAATCACCCCGATTCTTGGGAACAGTGGTTCACAGG GGCGTGCTTTGATGATATCTGCTGGATATCTGTTAAAGAAGTTAGCACACGAGCATAATCTTGCAGTACTG GTGACCAATCACACGGTGGGTGGGGAGAAAGGTATTCCAAAACCAGCTCTTGGACAGACCTGGAAGAGCATTCCACATGTGAGGCTTCTGCTTTCCGGTGATCAGGGAAATAGTACCCGGACTATTTCTGTGCTAAGACACTCATCTATG GCTTCTGGCAAGTCTACAAGGTTTACAATTTAG
- the LOC126589513 gene encoding DNA repair protein RAD51 homolog 4 isoform X6, whose product MAPLKSLEAEHPVIDSNFQTFCASHGIFSVEEFLIHDLDELAGAAQQHPTCEKLKQGITEVLSTIDSQHQPWLNGMELLDDVLHNKHVLSTGCEGIDLLLGGGLREGQVTELVGPSTSGKTQVCLLSAANVATKHMGTVVYLDTGNSFSPERIVHFVGDISNHAFDQAGQRVFQKVMNNILCHHVFDIFTMFNLLHQLEFSLPSQKGEQVRLLIVDSISSLITPILGNSGSQGRALMISAGYLLKKLAHEHNLAVLVTNHTVGGEKGIPKPALGQTWKSIPHVRLLLSGDQGNSTRTISVLRHSSMASGKSTRFTI is encoded by the exons ATGGCACCCTTGAAATCTCTGGAGGCAGAGCACCCAGTAATCGACTCCAATTTCCAGACCTTTTGCGCCTCCCATGGCATCTTCTCAG TGGAAGAATTCCTCATTCATGACCTCGATGAATTAGCAGGTGCTGCTCAGCAACATCCCACATGTGAAAAGCTAAAGCAG GGAATCACTGAGGTCCTCTCTACCATTGATTCTCAGCACCAGCCATGGTTGAATGGTATGGAGCTTTTAGATGATGTTTTGCATAACAAACATGTATTATCAACTGGGTGTGAAGG GATTGATTTGTTACTCGGAGGCGGATTGCGTGAGGGACAGGTAACTGAACTTGTTGGTCCGTCTACCTCTGGTAAAACCCAA GTTTGCCTACTATCTGCTGCAAATGTTGCAACGAAGCACATGGGTACTGTTGTCTACCTGGACACAGGAAACTCGTTCTCACCTGAACGAATTGTGCATTTTGTTGGTGATATCTCTAACCATGCCTTTGATCAG GCTGGACAAAGAGTTTTTCAGAAAGTAATGAACAACATTTTATGCCATCATGTGTTTGACATTTTTACAATGTTCAATCTCTTACACCAGCTAGAGTTCAGTTTGCCATCTCAG AAAGGAGAGCAGGTGCGGTTGCTTATTGTTGATTCGATCTCTTCACTAATCACCCCGATTCTTGGGAACAGTGGTTCACAGG GGCGTGCTTTGATGATATCTGCTGGATATCTGTTAAAGAAGTTAGCACACGAGCATAATCTTGCAGTACTG GTGACCAATCACACGGTGGGTGGGGAGAAAGGTATTCCAAAACCAGCTCTTGGACAGACCTGGAAGAGCATTCCACATGTGAGGCTTCTGCTTTCCGGTGATCAGGGAAATAGTACCCGGACTATTTCTGTGCTAAGACACTCATCTATG GCTTCTGGCAAGTCTACAAGGTTTACAATTTAG
- the LOC126589511 gene encoding licodione synthase-like, with product MAVVELLSLFSVLFIVFILLRPLSASKSQTLRPPGPFALPIIGHFHLLSPLIHQSFYKLSLQFGPLFSLRLGSVPCIVISSPDLAKESLKTHELSFISRSQSMAIQRLTYNSSLAFGPYDPYYKFIKKLSLNEFLSSRSVSNFASIRTQEYLRLFRLLAKKAESGEAVNLTEELPKLSNNVIAKMMLGNSKGSSAEGRDEEARLVVREVTRIFGEFNLSDFVWFCKKLDLQGFGKRIEDTHRRFDALVEKVISEREELRKKNMKNEGGSGGEEVKDFLDILLDILEKGSAESEGVEFTRVHIKALVVDFFTAGTDTTAISMEWALAELINHPKVLEKAREEIDRVVGNRRIVVESDGPSLPYIQAIIKETLRLHPPVPMIPRKSVQKCNIGNYVIPENTMLFVNAWAIGRDPKYWENPLHFYPERFLAPLSGGGDGARALDLRGQHFQLLPFGTGRRICPGINLALQMLPALLGAMVQCFDWKVVGVNQKHMNGDEVLEMDERPGMATPRAHDLICIPVVRFDPELYP from the exons ATGGCAGTCGTTGAGCTCCTCTCCCTCTTCTCGGTTCTCTTCATCGTGTTTATTCTTCTCCGACCCCTCTCTGCCTCCAAATCCCAAACCCTACGCCCTCCAGGCCCCTTTGCCCTACCCATCATCGGCCACTTCCACCTCCTCAGCCCTCTCATCCACCAATCCTTCTACAAACTCTCCCTCCAGTTCGGCCCTTTATTCTCTCTCCGCCTTGGCTCCGTCCCATGCATCGTCATTTCTTCCCCAGACCTCGCGAAAGAGTCCCTCAAGACCCACGAGCTCTCCTTCATATCCCGCTCTCAGTCCATGGCCATTCAGCGCCTCACCTACAACTCCTCCCTTGCATTTGGACCCTATGACCCTTATTATAAATTCATCAAGAAGCTCAGCCTGAATGAGTTTCTAAGCAGCCGTAGCGTCAGCAACTTCGCTTCTATTCGAACCCAAGAGTACCTAAGGCTTTTTAGGCTGTTGGCCAAGAAAGCTGAGAGTGGTGAAGCTGTTAATCTCACCGAGGAGTTACCAAAGCTTTCCAACAATGTGATCGCAAAAATGATGTTGGGGAATTCTAAGGGGTCTAGTGCTGAAGGCAGAGACGAGGAGGCTAGACTTGTGGTGAGAGAGGTAACTAGGATTTTTGGGGAGTTTAACTTGTCagattttgtttggttttgcaaGAAGTTGGATTTGCAGGGATTTGGGAAGAGAATTGAAGACACTCATCGGAGATTCGACGCGTTGGTGGAGAAGGTTATTTCAGAACGTGAAGAACTGAGaaagaaaaacatgaaaaatgaaGGAGGCAGTGGTGGCGAGGAGGTGAAGGATTTTCTTGACATTTTGCTTGATATACTGGAAAAAGGGAGTGCTGAGAGTGAGGGGGTGGAATTTACAAGAGTGCACATCAAGGCTTTAGTCGTG GATTTCTTCACGGCAGGTACAGATACAACCGCCATTTCAATGGAGTGGGCACTAGCAGAGCTCATCAACCACCCGAAGGTGCTGGAGAAAGCAAGGGAGGAGATTGATCGAGTCGTTGGGAATAGACGGATAGTCGTAGAATCAGACGGTCCAAGCCTTCCATACATACAAGCCATCATAAAAGAAACACTGAGACTGCACCCACCTGTGCCTATGATCCCAAGAAAGAGTGTACAAAAGTGTAACATTGGAAACTATGTGATCCCAGAAAACACAATGCTATTTGTGAATGCTTGGGCCATCGGAAGGGACCCAAAGTATTGGGAAAATCCTTTGCACTTTTACCCTGAAAGATTCTTAGCACCACTCAGTGGTGGAGGAGATGGAGCGCGTGCATTAGATCTTAGGGGGCAACATTTTCAGCTGCTTCCGTTTGGGACTGGGAGGAGGATATGCCCTGGTATAAACCTAGCCCTGCAAATGCTGCCAGCCCTACTTGGTGCAATGGTTCAATGCTTTGATTGGAAAGTTGTTGGGGTAAATCAGAAGCATATGAACGGTGATGAGGTTCTGGAAATGGATGAACGGCCAGGAATGGCAACTCCACGAGCCCATGATTTGATTTGTATTCCAGTGGTACGTTTTGATCCCGAGTTGTATCCTTGA
- the LOC126589513 gene encoding DNA repair protein RAD51 homolog 4 isoform X1, translating to MAPLKSLEAEHPVIDSNFQTFCASHGIFSVEEFLIHDLDELAGAAQQHPTCEKLKQGITEVLSTIDSQHQPWLNGMELLDDVLHNKHVLSTGCEGIDLLLGGGLREGQVTELVGPSTSGKTQVCLLSAANVATKHMGTVVYLDTGNSFSPERIVHFVGDISNHAFDQAGQRVFQKVMNNILCHHVFDIFTMFNLLHQLEFSLPSQFQMQKGEQVRLLIVDSISSLITPILGNSGSQGIYHWRALMISAGYLLKKLAHEHNLAVLVTNHTVGGEKGIPKPALGQTWKSIPHVRLLLSGDQGNSTRTISVLRHSSMASGKSTRFTI from the exons ATGGCACCCTTGAAATCTCTGGAGGCAGAGCACCCAGTAATCGACTCCAATTTCCAGACCTTTTGCGCCTCCCATGGCATCTTCTCAG TGGAAGAATTCCTCATTCATGACCTCGATGAATTAGCAGGTGCTGCTCAGCAACATCCCACATGTGAAAAGCTAAAGCAG GGAATCACTGAGGTCCTCTCTACCATTGATTCTCAGCACCAGCCATGGTTGAATGGTATGGAGCTTTTAGATGATGTTTTGCATAACAAACATGTATTATCAACTGGGTGTGAAGG GATTGATTTGTTACTCGGAGGCGGATTGCGTGAGGGACAGGTAACTGAACTTGTTGGTCCGTCTACCTCTGGTAAAACCCAA GTTTGCCTACTATCTGCTGCAAATGTTGCAACGAAGCACATGGGTACTGTTGTCTACCTGGACACAGGAAACTCGTTCTCACCTGAACGAATTGTGCATTTTGTTGGTGATATCTCTAACCATGCCTTTGATCAG GCTGGACAAAGAGTTTTTCAGAAAGTAATGAACAACATTTTATGCCATCATGTGTTTGACATTTTTACAATGTTCAATCTCTTACACCAGCTAGAGTTCAGTTTGCCATCTCAG TTCCAGATGCAGAAAGGAGAGCAGGTGCGGTTGCTTATTGTTGATTCGATCTCTTCACTAATCACCCCGATTCTTGGGAACAGTGGTTCACAGGGTATATATCATT GGCGTGCTTTGATGATATCTGCTGGATATCTGTTAAAGAAGTTAGCACACGAGCATAATCTTGCAGTACTG GTGACCAATCACACGGTGGGTGGGGAGAAAGGTATTCCAAAACCAGCTCTTGGACAGACCTGGAAGAGCATTCCACATGTGAGGCTTCTGCTTTCCGGTGATCAGGGAAATAGTACCCGGACTATTTCTGTGCTAAGACACTCATCTATG GCTTCTGGCAAGTCTACAAGGTTTACAATTTAG
- the LOC126589513 gene encoding DNA repair protein RAD51 homolog 4 isoform X2 has product MAPLKSLEAEHPVIDSNFQTFCASHGIFSVEEFLIHDLDELAGAAQQHPTCEKLKQGITEVLSTIDSQHQPWLNGMELLDDVLHNKHVLSTGCEGIDLLLGGGLREGQVTELVGPSTSGKTQVCLLSAANVATKHMGTVVYLDTGNSFSPERIVHFVGDISNHAFDQAGQRVFQKVMNNILCHHVFDIFTMFNLLHQLEFSLPSQMQKGEQVRLLIVDSISSLITPILGNSGSQGIYHWRALMISAGYLLKKLAHEHNLAVLVTNHTVGGEKGIPKPALGQTWKSIPHVRLLLSGDQGNSTRTISVLRHSSMASGKSTRFTI; this is encoded by the exons ATGGCACCCTTGAAATCTCTGGAGGCAGAGCACCCAGTAATCGACTCCAATTTCCAGACCTTTTGCGCCTCCCATGGCATCTTCTCAG TGGAAGAATTCCTCATTCATGACCTCGATGAATTAGCAGGTGCTGCTCAGCAACATCCCACATGTGAAAAGCTAAAGCAG GGAATCACTGAGGTCCTCTCTACCATTGATTCTCAGCACCAGCCATGGTTGAATGGTATGGAGCTTTTAGATGATGTTTTGCATAACAAACATGTATTATCAACTGGGTGTGAAGG GATTGATTTGTTACTCGGAGGCGGATTGCGTGAGGGACAGGTAACTGAACTTGTTGGTCCGTCTACCTCTGGTAAAACCCAA GTTTGCCTACTATCTGCTGCAAATGTTGCAACGAAGCACATGGGTACTGTTGTCTACCTGGACACAGGAAACTCGTTCTCACCTGAACGAATTGTGCATTTTGTTGGTGATATCTCTAACCATGCCTTTGATCAG GCTGGACAAAGAGTTTTTCAGAAAGTAATGAACAACATTTTATGCCATCATGTGTTTGACATTTTTACAATGTTCAATCTCTTACACCAGCTAGAGTTCAGTTTGCCATCTCAG ATGCAGAAAGGAGAGCAGGTGCGGTTGCTTATTGTTGATTCGATCTCTTCACTAATCACCCCGATTCTTGGGAACAGTGGTTCACAGGGTATATATCATT GGCGTGCTTTGATGATATCTGCTGGATATCTGTTAAAGAAGTTAGCACACGAGCATAATCTTGCAGTACTG GTGACCAATCACACGGTGGGTGGGGAGAAAGGTATTCCAAAACCAGCTCTTGGACAGACCTGGAAGAGCATTCCACATGTGAGGCTTCTGCTTTCCGGTGATCAGGGAAATAGTACCCGGACTATTTCTGTGCTAAGACACTCATCTATG GCTTCTGGCAAGTCTACAAGGTTTACAATTTAG